The following proteins come from a genomic window of Triticum aestivum cultivar Chinese Spring chromosome 6A, IWGSC CS RefSeq v2.1, whole genome shotgun sequence:
- the LOC123131789 gene encoding alpha/beta-gliadin clone PW1215-like, whose protein sequence is MKTFLIISLLAIVATTATTAVRVPVPQLQPQNPSLQQPQEQVPLVQQQQFPGQQQTFPPQQPYPQPQPFPGQQPYPQPQLFPQPQPFPPQLPYPQPQPFPPQQPYPQPQTHHLQPQQPISQQQVQQQQQQQQQQQQQQQQQQQQQQQLLLQQQILQQILQQQQLIPCRDVIVLQQHNIAHESSQVLQQSSYQVLQQLCCQQLRLIPEQSRCQAIHNVVHAIILHQQQQQQQQQQQQGQHQPSSQVSYQQPQQQYPSGQGSFQPSQQNPQAQGFVQPQHLPQLEEISNLALQTLPAMCNVYIPPYCSTTIAPFGIFGTN, encoded by the coding sequence ATGAAGACATTTCTCATCATTTCCCTCCTTGCTATCGTGGCGACCACCGCCACAACTGCAGTTAGAGTTCCAGTGCCACAATTGCAGCCGCAAAATCCATCTCTGCAACAACCACAAGAGCAAGTTCCATTGGTGCAACAACAACAATTTCCAGGGCAGCAACAAACATTTCCACCACAACAACCATATCCGCAGCCGCAACCATTTCCAGGACAACAACCATATCCGCAGCCGCAActatttccacagccgcaaccttttCCGCCACAACTTCCATATCCGCAGCCGCAACCATTTCCCCCACAACAACCATATCCACAACCGCAAACACATCATCTGCAACCACAACAACCAATTTCGCAGCAAcaagtacaacaacaacaacaacaacaacaacaacaacaacaacaacaacaacaacaacaacaacaacaacaacaactactactacaaCAACAAATCCTTCAACAAattctgcaacaacaacaactgatTCCATGCAGGGATGTCATCGTCTTGCAACAACACAACATAGCGCATGAAAGCTCACAAGTATTGCAGCAAAGTAGTTACCAAGTGTTGCAACAATTATGTTGTCAGCAGCTGCGGCTGATCCCCGAGCAGTCGCGGTGCCAAGCCATCCACAATGTCGTTCATGCTATTATTctacatcaacaacaacaacaacaacaacaacaacaacaacaaggacaACATCAACCGTCGAGCCAGGTCTCCTACCAGCAGCCTCAGCAACAATATCCATCAggccagggctccttccagccatcTCAGCAAAATCCACAGGCCCAGGGCTTTGTCCAACCTCAACATCTGCCCCAACTCGAGGAAATAAGTAACCTAGCGCTGCAGACGCTACCAGCAATGTGCAATGTCTACATCCCTCCATATTGCTCGACCACCATTGCGCCATTTGGCATCTTCGGTACTAACTGA